Below is a genomic region from Chelmon rostratus isolate fCheRos1 chromosome 7, fCheRos1.pri, whole genome shotgun sequence.
aggtgctctattggattgattgTGGAagccatttgagtacagtgaactcattgtcatgttcaagaaaccaatctgagatgattcatggtgcgttatcctgctgaaagtagccatcagaagattGGTACACTGcggtcataaagggatggacacggtcagcaacaatactcaggtaggctgtggtATTGAAACGATGTTCAgttggtactaaggggcccaaagtgtgccaagaaaatatcctccacaccattacaccaccaccagcagcctgaaccgttgatacaaggcaggatggatccatgctttcatgttgttgacgccaaattctgaccctaccagaaatcgagactcatcagaccaggcaacatttttccaatcttctattgtctaattttggtgagcctgtgcgaattgtagcctcagtttcctgttcttagctgacaggagtgacACACAGTGTGGTCTGCAGTGTggtctgctgctgtagcccatttgcctcaaggttcgacgtgttgtgcgttcagagatgctcttctgcatacctcggttgtaacgaGGGGTTATTTGAGTTACAGTTGCCTTTCTGTTCAGCTCGAACCtgtctggccattctcctctgacctctggcatcaacaaggcattttcgcccacagaactgctgctcactagatattttctctttttctgaccattctctgtaaaccctggagatggttgtgcgtgaaaatcccagtagatcagcagtttctgaaatactcagaccagcccgtctggcaccaacaaccatgccacgttcaaagtcacttaaatcacctttcttccccattctgatgctcggtttgaactgcagcagattgtcttaaccatgtctacatgcctaaatgcattgagttgctgccatgtgattggctgtttagaaatttgtgttaacgagcagttggacaggtgtacccTAATAAAGAGGCCGATGAgtgcatatatattttattttaagtggcggagtccgccattctCGCGCTGGATTCTGGCATGCACGTGATCCAGCATTGTTGTTTGTCCCTTGTCTCACTGCTCACTGGCCACTCACCCACAGCCAACAGGGCTGCATTAAGGAACCTGTAGTGTTAGACCAAATCAACCAACACACCATCaacttctttgttttgttcattttgagaACATTGTGCAAGGGTTACCTAAAAGGCTATCAGCAGGGAACCTTGCAGAAAGGTTGTTAAAATTACCCCCAAAAATATTACTTCACGTGGTTTTTGGTACATTCTGGGAATGTTATGTCgaccaaaaacatttgcacaacaTTCGTAGCAAGTTGTGGCAAAGTTATCGGAACATTTGTGTTAGCAGGGTAACgattgctgctgtgtttcattacCACGAGGGTGAGGACGTTTCAGAGGAACGTATGAGTCTGTTGTATTGATAGAAAGAATTGCACAACAAGAGTGAAgagaagagcacagagacagttaaaaagaaaaaaagacagaactgtTAAAATAGTTACAAAGACGACAAGGAGGAAATGGAGacaagcaggaggagagaaacttGCTGACTTTAGAGGGAGCCTCCTCATGTCAAATAATCTGATAACTCGGGCTCTTTGATCGCTGCTCGGAGTCTCTCGCCTTCTCCTCGACGCCGCTGTGACAAAGCTACAAACTGCAGTTTCCTacctgaggaggagcagagagatcACACAGCAAGGCCGAGACGGCTCGGCTCAGAAGCACAGGCCCGATCAGCCCCCGCACACGCCCCACCAACGTCTGACTCAATGCGTGTGCACGAGCGCTCGTGCACGGCCGGCGTGTGGGATCGTGCACGGACGTTCGCTCAAACAACCACATGTGCTCGTCGAGCAGATGTAGGTCTGTGTGTGGGAACGGTTTGACTGAAGACAGTCACATACAGGAGCACACTGTATACACCCCCATCCCTTCCCCTCcacctctttgtttctctctcacacaaacatacagcagatggagatggagatagCTGAACAGTAAGTGTGGGAGTGTTTCCACTAAGCACAACGCCCAAGCCTATTACCCAGAGGATAATAGGCTGATTAAATATTAGTTTGCATGAAGAAGCGATATTACGTGGTGAGTCGTTTCTGGTTCTATCAGTACAGATACGCTCAGTCACTGCTGGGAAACACAGTTGTGCAAAAACAACGGCAAAACACGACGCAGCATTTCCACTGTGCACACAGTGGATATAAAATACATGCGTCGCGCGAGAAAGAGAAACTAGTGATGAAGACATATCGATGATGATTGCGCTACGGATATGAGCTGCGGCTTTGAGGCCGCCTCACGAGTCGCATACGGTTAAAGCGTCTCACTATTGTTTCCAACCATgaggaaagcagaaaacaagGTGGTGACTGTGGTTCATTTATTAGTGACACAGGTTAGaagtaaaaagttaaaaagcaaaaaaagaacaaagttGATGAGCAAAATATATGTGTGcgataaaaaaatgaacaaaatttGCTACTTTTTACAATAAGGCAAGTCAGAACTGATGACAGAAACATATCAGAGTATATGTAGCTGAGAGGAAACAAGTATACtaacatttgaaatgacaatACAAGTAATAATTTTTATTTGTGACATTATTGTAAATTCGACAATGCTCCACCATactatatttttatatataagGGTCAGTACAGTCATAGTACaaatctatacacacacacacacacaaacacacacagtcgccACTTTATTAGGCACACTTGTACAGTCTAATGTGATCCAATGCATTTACTCTGCAAGGCAAAGCTTTTGTCACCTTCCTTGGTAACATCgctaaaaatgtataaatgtgttTATCACTGAGGTCATTACACAACATTCTCTATATACTGATCAACAGCACCGCGACAACCGCAGTgttaaaacacatcatttcatCAACAGCGGGATGACAGCGACGcttgtattggattgcattaggCTGTGGTGTACCTATTAAAGTCGCTACTGAGTGTATATTTATAAATCAAACAGCAGCCCCCCTCccacattttctcacttacctCTGATGGCACCCAGCCATGtatataattttgtttttatttgaccaGACGTCtttctctgagatttctgcctgcACATCGATACAGTGGACGTGAATAGACAAACTTTAAAGTAGCTTTCATGCGCTCTCAGTTAAATGTATTACAGCTGACTCAGGCCAGTAGAGGACTGTGAGACTATGATAGTTGGTTGATCTATCATTATGACAGTGAATACACTGACAATTAGTATGACACCAATTTATAATCCTGTTAAATTTCCTCATAGACATAAATGTGTCGATATACTTATATTGGTTTGGAATACTGGAAGAAGAGTAATCCATAAGTAGTTTTGATTTGTAAATGCTGAGCTCCACAAACTAAAAGcagttaatttaattttgtaCCTGGGCAACTGAAACGACTACTCTACCCGGCAAGGTGATACCAGAGGAAAGGGAGAcaacgtttcttttttttccatgtgggTCAAACAACCATTTAAATCCAAAGGGGCGAAAGCAAGTGCTTGCATGCAGCTGGGAGCCTGACAGCTGTTCATGTATGTCTTTGGTGAGTGTTCGCCTTCATCCGTGCGGCCTTCAAACCAGGAACCTGACGCCGCCAGGTCACTCGTCTCTACCCCGTCCTGTTCACGACAGAGTAAGTGTCCTTGGAGCGAGTGTGAGTGTTCAATTGCtgccaaaacacaacacaaagagcGTTAGGTCGACCACAGAGTCGCAGGACTTCTCAGTCACACTTGGCTTTGCTGTTTGAGTTTAAttgctttgtgttgctgaaaggaacagtttgacattttgggaaactcCTTGCTGAGAGTTGGATTTTGTGACGGGTTATGggctggactatttcttggctgggctCAGTAACTTCCTGGAATCTTGAAACTCTGTGACGGAACTTCTTTCAACTAAACGAAAACCAAACTGAAGCCATCACGCAATGCACTCGGGCCTCTGTCTGCAAACCCGCACAACGACGTTAAAAACCTCGGCCTTTTCTTGGACACCTCATTGAATTTTAATAAGGTCAattgtgttgtttgatgttGTTGATTTGATCACTCTAGTCAAATTGAAGGTATTCTTATCTGCTGGAAACAGTTCTCCGTGCTTTTATCACCTCTTGATTGCTATAGATCACTGCAGATGGGGTTGACCCATCCCACCCTTTATAACTCCACATGGTTTAAAATGCCTCTGCTAgatttttatgctttttcttTAGTCTGATGCTACAACATGTTAGTCCACTCTTAACTTATTTCCAACGTCCTCTCACTGCATTTTAATCTGTGGCTGGTTTTATTCTATTTCCCCTTAAAAATTATATTACTTTGAGCCTGATTTTATCATCTTAGTCGTTTTAGGCATTGTTCCATGTTAATCTTGCCTTCTCTGTATTATATGTATTACATTATGCattattgcttttttctgttcttccttTCATCACGTAGACCTGCACTGAGGCAAATTCTAACCCACCTGCCTCGACTGGAAGGCACTTTGGGTCTGTGTAGCCGGAAGTGACTTGCCTTGACTAAAAGTCTAAACATgttctttttacactttttctacacattttgtacaaattaagCAAACACTATCTAATGTGCAGAATAGTttttaacctttggacagagccaggcaagctgttcccctgcttccactctttatgctaagctaagctaggtATTCATAGCTTGGCTGTGGTACTGATCTTCTCGTCCAACTCCCGGCAAGACAGCAATTAAgcgtgtttcccaaaatgttgctATTACTATTAATTATTCCatcaatttttaaaaataattcatttttagCAATATTTTTTCAAGGACACTGGAGATTTTGATCTCTGTACGTTTGGTTATTTActatttttgtttgaaacacacactgattgaAGATTACTGCCGAGTTGATTTTAAGTCACTGTGGTGAGAAAATCAGTCGAGTGCGATGAATGCAAATGTAATGCATGTGAAAATGGAGTGCTGCAAAGTAAAGCTTTCGTACACAAAACTTACCTCATAGTCAGGAGATGGGACAGGCGGAGCCCGGCCTCCTGAACGAGCAGGTGCTGGAGGTGCAGAAATATGACCAGTCACTTGTACTATCGGAGTCAGTACATGCTCTGTGGTTTACTGTGCATGCATACAGACACATTCTGTATTACTTTAAGAGTAAAAATGAGTCCAAACCCAGTTCAATACTTCAAAGATTTAAGAATAACacttgcagctgcagcagctgcatgagCAGACGTAGCTTACGATCCTATTTCTCAACCGCAGATTCGTCTGAAACATCAGTGTCATCAGTGCTTCGGTCCAGGGGACGTTGGGTGACAGTTTAGACGAAGACGTGGAACGCTGTGACTCTGTGCGATCTGCACTCTTACCTTTGGGAGTGTGAGCGAGTCCGGCTGAGCTCCTCTTCCTGATGCACATGcggatcatcatcatcacgaaTGCCGTCACGGATATGTCCGCAACGAGGGCCAGAGAGAACAAAGTGGCGTCCAGCTCATAACAGTTCTCACACACTGGAGGACAAAGGACAGAGCTCAGTGAGGACAGCTGGCACAAATGGCACATCATGAGAGATTGTGGTTTTTACTCACCCTTTCCTTGTACATAGaagtaatatttttttctgtcgTATTCACAGCGGTAAAGGCCTTTCTTGTCATTTTCATACTTGAATTTATATGTCAGTCcctcactgatgtttttgtttttgtagtacCACGTCCCCTCTTCTGGACAGGTCATTGTGCAAGATTCCCCCCAGAATGACACTCCTCcttaaaacacatgaacagatgTTAAGTTACTTGaatgtacttgttttaatttgtcattaCATGCAGACACTTCTTCCCTCGTTACTTTTCAGTTACAAAAGGGGACAATCAGGGAGCTGAGGTGGGTTTCCAAGACTCAACTCATCTCATGTTCGTCTGAGTCTGATAATTTCTCTGCGTTACAGCGCATCATGTCATGCTAGTGTCTTACATGTACGGACACTGAAACGGTTCAGACGAGAGCccacaatgaaaaacagaaacacaacaaggGGTGAGAATAAGATGTACCCACACTTTTCAGGAAACCAAATGGCataacacactgcaaaaaggGGTTAAGTAAATCAAgacaatgaaacaatgaaacaagtGCACGCTACACAGAAAAATTCATCAAATACAGGAAATTGGAGACGTTTCTTTGGAAACTTctttatgattttgttttttttttttcagaatatgTTTTGTTCTGAACAAAGACCAGCATGCTGAAACTCAGTGACTTTAAAAtatgaagtaaaataaaatgcaatgaaatattTACCGTCATCAGCCTTCACGGTAGCTacgagcaggaggaggacggcGAGTGCGGCCTGAATACCCATGctggtcattttttttatgaCGACCTCCGTTTATTGTGCCGTGTCTTGAGCTTCTACTGTGTAGATCAGATTTGTGAATATAACTGCTATAAAAACATCAAGCTGCCTAACGCGTAAAGATTTGCAGGAGTAGACTTGGTggttct
It encodes:
- the LOC121609083 gene encoding T-cell surface glycoprotein CD3 epsilon chain-like — protein: MTSMGIQAALAVLLLLVATVKADDGGVSFWGESCTMTCPEEGTWYYKNKNISEGLTYKFKYENDKKGLYRCEYDRKKYYFYVQGKVCENCYELDATLFSLALVADISVTAFVMMMIRMCIRKRSSAGLAHTPKAPARSGGRAPPVPSPDYEQLNTHTRSKDTYSVVNRTG